CAAGTAGAAGCATGCtcattttcttcatttcctcTTCCTGTGCTGGTCACAATGCCCTCACCTTCTTCATCCTCTTCTTTTGAGCCTGTACTAGTCACAAAACCTTCATCATCACACAGACCTACACTGACTGTAGTGATACTGGCTTCTTCTGCCCTTGTACTGTCCATTAGACTTTCACATTTTTCAGCTTCTAAACAAACTGCAAACCCCTCATTGCTGTCTTCTAGACCTGTGCAGACAACTGAAATTTCAGCATCATCTTCTGGGGTTATGCCTGTGCTGGTCACCGCACTTTCACCATTGACAGTATCCTCAGATTTGTCACCACTAGTTCCAGTTGTGGCACTATTGTTTGCTACCATTGCAATACATGCACCAGTTACAGTGCTTTCTCCTTGGGCATCTGTACCAGTCACTGAGCAGATGATGAAGTTATGACCTCTTTCTTCTGCACCTGTGCAAGTCACAGTACTTTCATGTTCCTTAACCTGGCCAGCTCTCACACGGCCCCTGAAGTCACCTCGACTGTCACCACTTGTTGACCCTTCACCTGTTTCTGTCCCCGCACTAGTTACAGCTCCATCGCTCTCCACTTCACCTAAGCAGGATACAGAACTTCCATATTTGCCTGCTTCTACACAAGTTGAGGTCTTTCGCTTTTCTTCAGAGCCTGCACTAGTCACAGCAtcatctttttcttctgccCCAGCACTGTTGACACTGTCTTCAGTTTCTACTCCACTTGCATTGACTGAATCCTTACCACTTTCTTCTGCATTGACGCTGGCACAGTCaccattttcttcttctgtacTTGTTAGGAAGCTTTCACTTTCTGCTAATCCTTCAGTGACgacaccaccaccactttcttcagctgcagcaacaGTACATTCACCAACATCTGTACCTGTGGTGCAACTGCCACCCTCGCTGCTTTTTACCCATATGCCTGTTGTGTAACCTTCATCAGCTTCTATGCTTGTGCAGAATACAGTCACCTCTTCTGAGCATGTGGTTGTAGCGTCAATGTCCTTTTCAGAATGTGAAGCACCCTcagctctttcttctcctgtgcTAGTGGCTATTACAGGGCTCTCAATGATCTTTTCCATGCTAGTTCCTATCATAGTAGCTGGAGTTGTTTGCAGGCTACTGCATGACAAACTAGGCTTACTACTTCCTGCACTGGTGCCTACTGcattgctttcatttttatCGTCCATACCAAGCACAGCATTCCCTTCTTGCCCACTGGCTATAAAAGAGCCTTCAACTGTTTCCTCAGGAATTCTTTCAGGCACTAAGACAGAGGAAGACTGTATCATATCATCAAGATCATGCCCCTCACTCTTTTCCACATTATCCACCATTGTgcacttttcttcctttgtggAAGGCTCTGTACTCAAGTatgctccttctttttttttcagaaattcTTTTGTTGTTACATCTCCACAATCTTCAGTTACATCAGTCATCAAGTCTTTCATTTTCAAATCTCTTCCCTGAGTGTTTTCTAACCTTGCTGCTTCACTGTAATCGTCTTGACTGTCTTCCATTGCTTGTTCATCAGGTCGGGGCACCTCATTACTGTTTGTCATAGCGGTGCTGCCACCATCATCTTTCGTGACAGAATTCAGCACCACACTATCTTGCCGTCCCATGTATGCaacctgtgctgcagcattCTTCAAAATGCAAGTATCTTCCAATGAAGAAGTCCCATCTGAATTGTGGTATTCTTTAGATGTACTATCAAAAGAATCCGTAAAATCTGAGATATCCATATTCATGGACTTTGCATCAGCAGCATCTTCTCTGGAAGAATTAATTGCTAAAGGAACATTATCTGAATTAGAATTAATCACAGTTTTAAAATTCTTTGGTCTTCTGCTATTTTCAGAAGCTTGATCCTTACTGGGAACATTCCGTAAGAGTCTATCATTTGTTTCATATGCAACGCTCGTTTTATAAGTCCCTTGTTTATTGGATCCTTGATCCATGGAAGCTTGCTTGGACAAAGTGTTTAAGGCACCAACTTGTTTATAAGAGATATCTTCTTGTTTAACAGTTTTTTTAGCTGTAGGTGGAAATTGTGATTCACAACCTTCAGCGTCTGCcaagctgtgtttcagtttcttATTTGCTGCAAACTTGGCATCTGTGGCTGGGAGTGAGTTTTGaatgtttttcctttcagtgttAGGTGCTACCTGGACTTTTGTTCGTTTCACATCAAGCTCCATCAGCTCTTCCTCATGACCAGAATGCAAGTCATCGTTATTCATACTTGACCTTGGAGGGGCTGAAGCACGACTGTTAGTAGCTGTGCTAGCTGATTGCTTTTCCTCTCCAAGTAAACCTTGGTGTGACATACTGccttttctgttttcacaggGTATCCTCTTACTTTGTTTTTTATCCACTGCCACTGGAATGCTCAACGCTTTTTCATGGCCGCTGTCATTTTCTTTAATACCTTTATTTTCTGATTTGATatgctcttccttcttcttgATTTCCTTGTTGCTGTGCTTTAAGTTTCTGCTTTTGTGGCCTTCAGCAGAGAACCTTCTTTCTAGTTTGGAATTACTTGAATCTCTATCTCCTCTATATTTCTCTTTTACAGATCCTTTTTCACCAGAATGTAACTTAACTTTGTGACTGAAGTCTTTCTGTGATCCCTGAGTTGACTGTGTGCCACTTACAATCTCAAACTCAGCACTACTCTCCTCAACAACTTTGTCTTCATTCTTGGATTTGTGTTGCTTATCTGAATCATTCTCCTCCGCACTCTTATCTTTGTCTAGTTTCTGACCAGTCTCTTGTTTAGTTAATTTTTCCTGCAATTCTGTTTCAGATGCTTTGAATTGTTTACTATGACTCTTCGACTTAGACTTCAACAAAACCTTGTCTTCTATAAGGCTCTTAGATCTTCGTCTATCTTTGTGAACACCATCTTCTTGTTTCAAATTGCTATCAGAGTTGGTGGATTCTATTTCATGTTTATCTTCTGAGTAGCTTTCGCTTCTTCTGTGTGATGCAGAAGCAAGCTGCTTTGAGGCACTTAGGGAATCCTTTTGAGGCCTAGAATCACTCAGGGATCTTTTGGACTTGTATTCTGCTCTTGATTTTTCTGTTGAGAGGTGTCTGTCTTTTTTTGTATCCTTACGCAGCAATTCTTCAGCTTTAAAGGCTGATTCAGAAGtattttttccatcttttcctGTTATCGatattttcctttcacttcggtgtttactttttctttcagatttgtCATCTGAAACCTTTATTTGTTGATGCTTCTGACCACCATCCTCTCCTTTCAAACTTCTCTCAAATGAATGGAGTTCAGCATCTTCACTTGATTTATGAAGACTGTCTCCTTTATATTTGTGCTTTAAAGAAAGTTTATCTTCTGAAGCagttctttccttttcatttttatctCTGTAAGACTTGGATTCTTTTTTGGCAGCATTTCTCACATGTTGAATTTCTGCATCACTAtcttttttggggtgtttttcacTTTTAAATATGGATTTCTGCTTCTGTAGCTCTTCACTATTGACTTCCACTCTATCCAGTTGCCTTTTTGGATCTCTTGTTTCACTGTCCTGCTGGGCTCCTTCACTCTGAAGGGAGGTGgatgtttttcttttatgttctttttctgccttcaaatcacttttgctttcctctgttGAATGTACCGACTCTGAAAGCCTTCTAAGCTGTTTGGAGATTTCACTTTTGCCATGATTATGCTTGAGTTCTTTGGAAGAATTTTTCTCACAAGCCTGCAAAAGAAAGTTTTATATATAAGCAAATGTTGCACAGTTCCTTCACAACACGACTGAAGAAAATGGTTAACGGACAAACTCTCCATGAAAAAATACATCAGAAAATACACTTAACAGTGTAATCAAGATTGACTTAAAATAGTCAGCAAGAAAATTAGACTTGCTATTTTCATGTCATCTGCTACTgtgggaaaataaaaacaaaaagaacctGGGAAGCTAACCTCAAGCAGTTATGTTTGAACTGGTTGGTATGGACATGTGAACAAAGTACTATTACAATTCAAGGGGAAGAGCATAAGATTTCTATTTGCAAGACACATACCTCATTtgcctttttaatttctttagaATCTTCTTCAGATGGCTCATATTTCTTTTTGCAGCTGTCTTCAGCATGCCTGAAACAGGTAttttgacatttaaaaaaagaaaacattagcCTGACATTAGTTTGTAAACTTTCTGCTTGTAAAGCTAAAGAACTGAGAGAAGTGTACACTAAAAACACCGAAACTGAACATCAGCACAAAACTTTTGACTAGCCAATCTGACCAAgcttttttctctttgaaaacTATACTGGCTTCTAGGCTATCCTCTGGACATTAGTTCTTTAAAGCAGAGAATATGAGTAGGTAGCTGTCCCAATAAAATGGGTAGGAGATCTCCTTACTCCATATATATCTCCATGTGTAGACATACATGTACATGTGTGGGTATCAGtgtaaaataatttaaagacTAATCCAAGCTGACTTATGTATTAGATGCACAAACATCTGAAAGCTTTCTTCCTCGTGCATTTATTAGCATTCTGTGTGTGAAAAGCCAcataaaagctgctgctgcagtctgaGCTGCAATAATTTAAGCAGCTATAATTTGATTTTCTGCCTGAACTTCATGCTTATTAGTGGTAAAAATTACAGGAATATTTTAAGAGGAAATTGTTAAAAAGTACAAGGCAAATGCAAAGTTGAAGGGAACCTTTTCAGTCTGCAAAGATTAATATTCAAAAGCTGAATTCCTTTTGAGCAACCAGTAATACCTtgaatctctttttctttttctgctcaaGGCTACTTTTTTTTCTAAAAATTTCTGTTCTTTGAGTACATCCTTAATGCTGGTGCCAGTAGCTTTTGACTCAAGGCTTCTTGATGAAGGTTCTTCTAAGTTCAAGCTGCTCTTTCCTAAAATACATAAATGGTGAAATACATAAGCATGTCATTTTATCACTGTTTCAGGTATAAACATGACTGGAAGCAGTACAAAGAATACCAATGTATGGCACAGAATACCAGTGTGTATAGGTATTCACTGCATTTAAGCAATGTAAGGATATACAAAAGGATGTATAAAAAAAGTGAAGATAAGGAATTTTGTATTAATAATTTGCATTATAGTTTTTTGTTACTTCACTGTTGAAATGTTGAGGTTTTAAGGGAAATGACTAGAGGTCTATTACCAGTATTTTaagctgaattttttttttcctctcccagaGTGAGCAAGCAAGAGCAGGACACTGGGGGCTGATGTTAAACTTCACATACCTTTAGCATTCTGATTTCCATTTTTTAGGGATTTTGTtttttctgcagccttctgtttACGTTTTTCTTCAAGTCTCTCTCTGTTAATTTGTCTTCTTAGGagtctctcttctttttctttggccTGGAGATACAACAATAAAGAAAACAATTAGGACAAAGAGTATTCTTTGACTACAAGTGTATGTCtaaaacccacagaaaacaaaacattgtaGCTTGAAGGAAACTAAGAAATAAATAGTCCCCAGACATCATTTTATGAAGGTTAATGGAATCTTCTAAAACTTCCATGAGGTGAAGCTAGCTGAATTTCAGAGTTCCATTGCCCCTTACCACCGCAGATTGAGGCTATGAGACCTTCTCATAGAACATACATATTTTATACAGAAAAACAAGATAAATTTACATAATATACACACACTGCATATCGACTACattcatatttttcttttttatatacacacacatgtaaAAATATAACCCCCCCATATATTTAACCAAAGAAAGAAGATAGGAAAGAACTGCTGCTCCCTCTTCTGTGTGCTGGTCCTTCTTCCACAGAACACAGGGAATATACTTAAAACTCTTTCCATTCTCAGTGGCTGCAGACATACTACAAACTGACAGCATGGGCAGCATGAACTACATCTGTAAAGATATGATCTGAtgaagcagcctgcagcagccaaggcAAGCCTGAAATACACAAAAGCCCATTGAAGGCAAGCTGCAAGTAGACAGGCACTACTTTTTCCACCCAAATTGTCATTAGGTACTTGAAATCCACTGAAGACCAGTTTTTTGGTACATGCAATAGTTCTTAATTTCCTTGTCAAATCACTCATTTGGGAAATAATCTGCTtattgctgtgattctgtgaagacacTGCATGTGATTTGTGAATGCTCTGTCAATACCAAAAGATTGTTCATTTTagactgaggggaaaaagatgGAAAAGTGTGCTGTTTCACCACGAGCCAAGTGCTTTGCTGGAGAGCAGATCATGCAATTTTGGTGGAAGTGTGAGGAAAGGGCAGATgcaacacaaaggaaaagaaatacaaaatacagcaaatgaagctaGAAGAAACACAACACTCCCCCTCACAAAACAGCACCAAATAAGAAGTGGAATTTCTGTGCTGAAAAGTTGTAAGACGCAAGAATGTGAGCAGTAACAAACTCCACACTTACAATGGACTGTCGGCGCTGCTCCACAGTTCGCTCATCATCAGAATCACTGAAGTATTTGGAGTACAGGAAAGGCTTGCGAACGTACGCATGACGAACGGGCTTGGCTTTCCCATCACTCAGCTCACTAACATGGGGCTTTGTCTTACTGTGACTGCTGTTCTCCTCCTCATCTGCAGAAAggttagagaagagtagagatGTGTTGAGAAATTTGGGCAGTGCTTTCAACGCAAGTTTTGAGAAAGCAAAGCAACTCAAAATGGATTACTATTTACTCTAAAACCAAAACATGTACAgttaaaaaccaaaatcaaacctTTTAAGATCAAAATATCACTAGACATCCTTCAGCCAAACATGATATAAACCCCAGAGTAAAGTGGGACACAAATGTTGCCTGTAATCACACTGCCTTTTTTACATATAGTGCTTGGTAGTTACCATCATGTAAGAAGTCAGAGTCTAATTTCTGCTATGTATTAATTAAGCTTTTTCCCTAGACCAAAAGCTTTTATACAACATTTGAGTAAGTAATAACTAGACAGGCTTACTGAAATACACACATAAAACACAATGTTTATACTCATGTCTTGTTCAAGTAAGAGTAAATATTCCAGTTTTATCAATGTTAttagaaaaaaagcaaagccactTGTGCTTCATACTATACAAATCACTTGTAGCTCTGAAATATACTTAAAGCTCCTTTTCACTTCACAAATACTTAGTCATAACTGAATACAATTTGTCCTGCTTAGAGGTAACACCAAAGATAGAATACACATTTAATTCAGTGCTTCTAAATAATACTCTTAGAGCAGTAAAGATCACAGCACATCAGAGATAACTCATTTGGGTACTAAGGCTCTGTGCATTATGAAGTGGAAAGTCTTATTAACTGCAAAAGCCACATTATCCAAAGTTTGCTGTCAGAAGAACACAAAAAGGTAATCCAGCCAGTAAAGAGATTGGGGTTTCCAAACTTAAAGCTAAATCCATTCCTGCTCCTTCTACCACGGCTAGGTAGAAGTTGGAAACCCCTgcaagcaacaaaaccaaactcatTTGCAAACTCAACTACAACCACTACCCTGGGGTCACAAAGCACTCCAATGTTACACCAAATTCatagcagaagggaaaaaaaaccccaaacatagaAAAGCGACATATTCTTCACACACAGGTGTTTTTTTCACCTATGAAATAATGTAGTACAAAATAAAACGTTTAGAGCATAAACTATTACAATAATACAACAGAACACACTGGAAAACCTCAAATTCATGATTTGATGCACCCAAAAGTGTTGCGAAGTCTTTCTTGCTACTTAATCCAATTATTTTACCATCTGATGTGATCTCCCCCTCTTCAGTACTGTCAGAAATTACAGTCTCCTCTTCACTCTCCTCTTCAAAGGAAGAAAGGTCACTGGTATGGACAGAGCTGACAGTGATGTCACTGAGTACATCCATATCTGAATCTATTGATGTGTTTTcttgcaaaggggaaaaaagaaaaagctgtaaTGCAACATACTGAATTTGAAaatcttttcttaaaaaaaccccaaacagtcaTTTTGCCACTCAAACCCAAAAATAAGAACAAGAAATATGGAAAAAGTAACATTAATGAAATGTTCTTAGGCTAGTTTTGGTTTACTCAATAAAACCCCCCACCCTGAAGTACAACCAGAAACTTTAAATGCAAACTGGGATCATTAACAGAACTTGCCAGAGTAAGGCAGATGATCAATGACACTTGAAGAACCAAAGCACACCAAATCCCAGCGTGAGTGCTTCAGCGCAGGGAGACAAACCAAGACCTAGCTCTGGCTAGCTGAACAGATTTTACCAACATTTGTGAGAATAAGGAGAGAATCTACATTCCAAATATACTCCTGATTCAACACATGAATACACTTAAACACCCCAAATCAGTACTTTAAGGAAGAGCATTGCCCACACCATACCTTCTTTAGTGCTTTCAGTTGTTTTATGTTTATTGCTGTTTCTCTCTGGAGCTGACTGCTTCACTGGTTCCAACTCTCTtgactgcttttcttcttttgactTTGTAGTATCCTCACTTTTCTTTGAATGGTCAGACTTCCTGTcaagtttttccttcttttcttttcttctttcgcCTTTTTCACTGCTGTCTGTTTTCTTGTCCCATTTATCTAATAACAACTTACTCTTTTGATCGTCACTTTCCTGGTGATTTTCTTTACTTGTAAAAGTCAAATTATTAGCATCCTTTGctgaattttttatttcttcacttTGGCAGGAAAGTTCATTTAAATCTTCACACCTTGCAAATGTTTCAGCCCCTTCTCCAGAAGGGTCATACATTGCTCGCTCTCTGTCTGACAAGTCCTCTGCACTTTTCTCTCTATCAGTGCTACCATCCACACTGTGCTGAGATGAAAGTCTTTTTGCAACTCTGTCACTGTTCTTGGGATTTGAGTTCTCTGTTGAAGCCCTGGCAGCACTTGCTTCTTGGTTAAGCGATGTTATTGTTTCCAAAATGGACATCGCATCATTAGCTACATTCCCACTAGGAGCTGTACCAGAGACACCTTGAATAGTAAGGAAGAAAAcagttttattttatcttaGTTTCTGTAATTCTGTTCAGACAGAATGTT
This genomic window from Dryobates pubescens isolate bDryPub1 chromosome 23, bDryPub1.pri, whole genome shotgun sequence contains:
- the BOD1L1 gene encoding biorientation of chromosomes in cell division protein 1-like 1; this translates as MASNPQQQPPPPPPPPPPQQPPPLPGAGAAVGGGAAEPELVSMIVNHLKSQGLFDQFRRDCLADVDTKPAYQNLRQRVDNFVSNHLATHTWSPHLNKNQLRNNIRQQVLKSGMLESGIDRIISQVVDPKINHTFRPQVEKAVHEFLATLNHKEVAGPSTASSEEKTDASITVQGVSGTAPSGNVANDAMSILETITSLNQEASAARASTENSNPKNSDRVAKRLSSQHSVDGSTDREKSAEDLSDRERAMYDPSGEGAETFARCEDLNELSCQSEEIKNSAKDANNLTFTSKENHQESDDQKSKLLLDKWDKKTDSSEKGERRKEKKEKLDRKSDHSKKSEDTTKSKEEKQSRELEPVKQSAPERNSNKHKTTESTKEENTSIDSDMDVLSDITVSSVHTSDLSSFEEESEEETVISDSTEEGEITSDDEEENSSHSKTKPHVSELSDGKAKPVRHAYVRKPFLYSKYFSDSDDERTVEQRRQSIAKEKEERLLRRQINRERLEEKRKQKAAEKTKSLKNGNQNAKGKSSLNLEEPSSRSLESKATGTSIKDVLKEQKFLEKKVALSRKRKRDSRHAEDSCKKKYEPSEEDSKEIKKANEACEKNSSKELKHNHGKSEISKQLRRLSESVHSTEESKSDLKAEKEHKRKTSTSLQSEGAQQDSETRDPKRQLDRVEVNSEELQKQKSIFKSEKHPKKDSDAEIQHVRNAAKKESKSYRDKNEKERTASEDKLSLKHKYKGDSLHKSSEDAELHSFERSLKGEDGGQKHQQIKVSDDKSERKSKHRSERKISITGKDGKNTSESAFKAEELLRKDTKKDRHLSTEKSRAEYKSKRSLSDSRPQKDSLSASKQLASASHRRSESYSEDKHEIESTNSDSNLKQEDGVHKDRRRSKSLIEDKVLLKSKSKSHSKQFKASETELQEKLTKQETGQKLDKDKSAEENDSDKQHKSKNEDKVVEESSAEFEIVSGTQSTQGSQKDFSHKVKLHSGEKGSVKEKYRGDRDSSNSKLERRFSAEGHKSRNLKHSNKEIKKKEEHIKSENKGIKENDSGHEKALSIPVAVDKKQSKRIPCENRKGSMSHQGLLGEEKQSASTATNSRASAPPRSSMNNDDLHSGHEEELMELDVKRTKVQVAPNTERKNIQNSLPATDAKFAANKKLKHSLADAEGCESQFPPTAKKTVKQEDISYKQVGALNTLSKQASMDQGSNKQGTYKTSVAYETNDRLLRNVPSKDQASENSRRPKNFKTVINSNSDNVPLAINSSREDAADAKSMNMDISDFTDSFDSTSKEYHNSDGTSSLEDTCILKNAAAQVAYMGRQDSVVLNSVTKDDGGSTAMTNSNEVPRPDEQAMEDSQDDYSEAARLENTQGRDLKMKDLMTDVTEDCGDVTTKEFLKKKEGAYLSTEPSTKEEKCTMVDNVEKSEGHDLDDMIQSSSVLVPERIPEETVEGSFIASGQEGNAVLGMDDKNESNAVGTSAGSSKPSLSCSSLQTTPATMIGTSMEKIIESPVIATSTGEERAEGASHSEKDIDATTTCSEEVTVFCTSIEADEGYTTGIWVKSSEGGSCTTGTDVGECTVAAAEESGGGVVTEGLAESESFLTSTEEENGDCASVNAEESGKDSVNASGVETEDSVNSAGAEEKDDAVTSAGSEEKRKTSTCVEAGKYGSSVSCLGEVESDGAVTSAGTETGEGSTSGDSRGDFRGRVRAGQVKEHESTVTCTGAEERGHNFIICSVTGTDAQGESTVTGACIAMVANNSATTGTSGDKSEDTVNGESAVTSTGITPEDDAEISVVCTGLEDSNEGFAVCLEAEKCESLMDSTRAEEASITTVSVGLCDDEGFVTSTGSKEEDEEGEGIVTSTGRGNEENEHASTCTAVESENALICIGAEDSESSIICIVAEQMEAESGVAGTNPNKLTVDSMTSAEQEANCGTNHKGDKGIVESSVTSASAADEGALTAHVGTHKGTLIALDAEEYEGPMTSAMALQEKSLSGAQGEHENSMTSFDSRESDASISSAIPKENEDSLIPADGEEKVKGDIISTSTAEESDAPLHSAMDAEESTLAVARANESGESSKILMDAEDTEVPMPSTATEFKECVHTFSSKQEKDECTVISTSIVEEFEAPMSSAALEYGGQLRSVKAEEMNENAMVSIDMEVYEVPMPSESSAGGDDNDDESHPTASGKEEKDECTMISTSVTEEQVILMAGGVTEEAIQHVSDTESKNETVMISTSTAECFEAPMSSVAVQDQNKLAASETEGRYEAAMITTSMTEECEIVLISAEPQAESQLLVAGDEAAIVSPNASEECKIVETTASVDEQFGLAAFDADAKSKGSVIFVGECEAPVLRVATNSEDQHAASSIGEKEGAVITLSTMEECDSLFTFTVIEESQLAAESTEVKDKSEEMFDTADQVECTLSTTGPEKNSNSLVVIDGESETHGGGVREEPAASQPTADSEITETDGNSVNLVSVDEALCVEISTETAMSPGPSSEASEDDEQAEDVLPEDVTSELSSVVSEAAVESETLRNVNHKFNSDLLLEGDLSERRTPLPSTQALSLVSASEGTVNTNHGEVTTEAELGEKSDLPLHAEELYGSNDKTNLVTVDDSGVKVTFQKSNTALNSGNNAALPKLAEELEFESNLRPNEPQQPESPRNEEGYVDLHTKEFQKDLLQKNAASEKETLHGEDMDPQITEEHRSRAIQCKSSGTVDKDTCNQLIAQDVRKDDEQSQCSKTKPDNIKEVVSDSRAEVSKEMDVKHTPPKRTLEEKDELTIDQETSEKDRHGVESNENSPEENQPVIVKRKRGRPRKYPLEAVQPGGGESKADISTGNLQFPVFASRKTPQASTDASNKKETTNEDDAEKAEMVVRKRGRKPRRALLQSEETETLEPERKRQKLTSSEDELKEQEEGEEEDGEEDDEAHSGATTRSATRLEAQRKQPSKPTTRATSKGSSPSSVSPRKRQNLAAKKRSPSDTKMNKSPPLTQLKVQSLKRKREESPTVVRRKGQQKTEETPVKKAKR